AACCATCCTCGTGACCGCATCCGTGGTCACAGGTTGTGCCACCAACTCACCTGTGCCGTCTACCTATCGAACCGAGCGACAGTCAGCTTGGGGTGTGCAGATCCAGAGTATCCGACTTGCGCCAACCAGCAAGGGATTCCAAGTTTCCGGTTCGGTTGGCCGAATGCTCGGCTATGGGATCCCGCCGCAAAGTCATCTTGATGTGGAGACCATCGCGTCGGACGGCTCCGTGTTGGCGCGCACTAACACAACGTTCAACCCGAATCCCATCCGTCGTTCACGCCATTCGCGGACGAGTTCCCACTACGCCGTGATTCTCCCCGAACCGCCGCCGGTTGGCAGCGTGGTGCGAGTCTCGGTCCACGCGGCATCGCGCTCCGCTTGCCAAAAGTAAGGCCGCACCATGCTCAACCGCCTCCTGGAATTCTCTGTCCGCCAGCGCGTTTTCGTGCTGCTCGCCACCCTTGTCATGGTCGGCATCGGCGTTTACTCCGCGCTGCGGCTGCCGATTGACGCCGTGCCGGACATCACCAATGTCCAGGTGCAGATCAACACTTCCGTCCCCGCGTTCGCGCCGGAGGAAATTGAAAAGCTCGTCACCTTCCCCATCGAGAACGAGATGGCTGGCATCCCCGGACTCACCGAGTTGCGCTCGCTCTCCAAGTTCGGACTCTCGCAGATAAACCTCATCTTCGAGGATGGCACGGACATCTACCGCTCGCGCCAGCTCGTCAGCGAACGTTTGCAGACGGTGATTGACGACTTGCCGTCGGGCCTGACTCCCAAGCTCGCGCCCATCAGCACGGGCCTTGGTGAGATTTTCTATTACGTGCTCGAATATGCCGCCGACGCGACGAACAAACCGCCGACGCGCGAGGCGCAGTTGATGGAGTTGAAGCTCCTGCACGATTACGTCATCAAGCCACGCCTGCGCTCTACGCCCGGACTGGCCGAGGTCAACACCACCGGCGGTTACGAGAAGCAGATCGTCATTCAACCGAATCCCGACAAACTCAAGAGCGTGGGCATGTCCTTCAGCGAAATCTCCGAAGCCATCGGCGAGAACGTGGAGAACGCCGGTGGCAGTATCATTCAACTCGGCGGCGAAACCTTGACGATCCGCGCGGCGGGCCGGGTACAAACCCTCGAGGAGATTGCCAATCTGCCTTTGAAATTCGGCGCGCGAGCCACGCCGCTGCGGGTCAAAGACGTGGCCGACGTGGGCATCGGCAAGGCCGTTCGCACCGGCACGGGCACTTATAATGGCGAGGAAACCGTGCTCGGCTCGGCGTTGATGCTAGCCGGCGAGAACAGCCGACTGGTCGCCAAGCGCGTGGACGAAAAGCTCAAAGAGATTCAGCTGAAGCTCCCGGCGGGCGTGGAAATCATCCCGGTGTATGACCGCACCGTTTTGGTGGACCGCACCATCCGCACGGTGGAGACGAGTTTGTTCGAGGGCGCGATTCTCGTCGTCGTCGTGCTGCTCGTCATGCTCGGCAACTGGCGCGCGGCGTTCATCGTCGCGCTCGCCATTCCGTTGTCGCTACTGTTCGCCATGACCGGCATGGTGCAGAGCCGCGTCTCCGGCAACCTGATGAGTCTCGGTGCGATTGATTTCGGGTTGATTGTGGATGGCGCGGTCGTGATGGTAGAAAACATCATCCGGCATCTCGCGGAGAAACAGCACCAACTCAAGCGCCGCCTGACGGCCATCGAACGCGCCCACGAGGTGCTCGTGTCCGCCAAGGAAGTCGCCAGCCCGATGTTCTTCGGCGTGTGCATCATCACCGTGGTCTATTTCCCGATCCTCGCGCTGACGGGCATCGAAGGGAAAATGTTCAAGCCCATGGCCATTACCGTCATCATCGCGCTGGTCGGTTCAATGGCGCTGGCTCTCACGCTCATGCCCGCGCTCTGTTCCTATCTGCTCGGCGGCAACATCGAGGAGAAGGACAGCTTTCTGGTTCGCTGGGCGAAGGTCGCCTACACGCCCATCCTCCGCTTTGCGCTCGGCTTTCGCTGGATTGTCACCGGCACGGCATTGGCTTTGTTCATTCTGGCGGTCGTCGTGTTCAACCGGCTCGGCGCGGAGTTCGTGCCGCAACTGGACGAAGGCTCGTTCGCCACGCACATGATCCGCACGACGAGCATCGGCATTGACGCCAGCATCGAAATGCAGAAGCAAGGCGAGAAGCTGCTCATGGAGAAGTTCCCTGAAGTGTCCTACACCTTCAGCCGCCTCGGCACGGCGGAAATTGCCAGCGACCCGATGGGTGTGAACGTCGCGGACACTTACATCATGTTCAATCCGCCCGACAAGTGGCGCAAAGTGGACGGCAAAATTATCAGCAAGGAAGCACTGGCCACCCTGATGACAGAAGAACTCGGCAAGTATCTCCCCGGCGAGGGCCACCTGTTCAGCCAGCCGATTGAAATGCGCTTCAACGAAATTCTAGAAGGCACGCGCGCGGACATCGCGGTGAAGGTCTTTGGCGAGGACTTCGCGGTGATCGAGAAGATTGCCTCCGAGATGCGCGAAGTGCTGGAAACCGTGCCCGGTTCGGCGGACGTGGAGTTTGACGCGCTTGGCAAATCGCCCTTGCTCGAAATCGTTCCTAAGCGTGAGGCTATGAGCAAATACAACCTGCACGCCGCCGAGTTGAACCGCGTGGTCAGCACCGCGCTCGCGGGGCAGGAGGTCGGCAAGCTCATCGAGGGCAACCGCCGCTTCGACATCGTGGTGCGCCTGAGCGAGGAACTGCGCGAGAAGATTGACGACCTCAAGCGCCTGCCTGTGCGGGTGGATGACGGCGGCTTGCTTACTCTCGGCCAGGTGGCGGACTTCAAGGTGGTGGAGCAGGTCGCCGCCATTGCGCGCGAATACAGCCAGCGTCGCGCGGCCATCATGGTGAACCTGCGCGGACGCGACGTGGAGAGCTTCGTCCTCGAGGCGCAGAAAAAGATCGCTGAGCAGATCAAACTGCCGGAGGGGTACACCATCGAGTTCGGCGGGCAGTTCAAGAATTTGCAGGAAGCCCGCAAACGCCTGACCATCGTCGTCCCGGCGGCGCTGGCGCTGATCTTCGTGCTCATCTTCATGGCGCTGCAAAGCCTGCGGCAATCGCTACTCGTCTTCCTCGCCGTGCCGCTCGCCGTGACCGGCGGTGTCTTCGCGCTTTGGGCGCGTGATTTGCCGTTCAGCATATCGGCAGGCGTCGGCTTCATCGCGTTGAGCGGCATCGCGGTTTTGAACGGACTCATGATCATCACGTTCTTCAACCAGTTGCGCGAGCGCGGCGCGGATCTGCGCACGGCGGTCTGGGACGGCTCGCTCCTGCGCCTGCGCCCGAAGCTCATGACGGCGCTGGTGGCCTCACTCGGTTTCATCCCAATGGCCATTGCCAGCGGTGCGGGCGCGGAAGTCCAACGCCCGCTCGCCACCGTCGTCATTGGCGGCATCATCAGTTCCACCTTCCTCACGCTCGTTCTGCTGCCGGCGCTCTACGAGTGGCTAGAACGAAAAAAGGATTCTGCGACCGAAGCGCCGACGAAAGCGCCTTCGAGCGAAGGCGGATCGTCTCCTGACGCCGCGACTGCTTCATGACCTCAAATGAACGGCTATCTCAGCGCCATCGGACTGTTCGTCGTAACGGCCCTTGCCGAAATCTTCGGCTGCTACACCTTCTACCTCTGACTGAGGCTGAAGAAGTGGCCGTTCTGGTTCGTGCCGGGCGTGGCCAGTCTGGTGCTGTTCGCATGGCTGCTGACGCTGCTCCCGACCACCGCGGGACGCACTTACGCGGCGTGTTGTGGAATTTACATCGCGGCCTCGCTGGCGTGGCTCAAGTTCGTGGCCGGGCAATCGCCCGACCGCTGGGATGTTCTCGGCGCGCTCGTCTGCCTGGCGGGTGCAGCCACTATATTGTTCCCGCACATCAAAACCATCAACACAAACTGAAAGGACAGTCACAAATATGAAAACAAACCTCCGTATCCTCACATTGGCCGCCGTCCTGTGCGGCGGGCTATTCAGCGCCAACGCCGCCGACAAACACGAACACAAGGCCACGCCCAAAGGTGGACGCCTGCTCGACAAGACCGAGCCGCACGCCGAATTCGTGGTCGAGAAGGACCGCAGCGTTACGATCAACTTCTACAACGAAGAGATGAAACCCGTCGCGGCCACCACGCAGACCGTGACCGCCATCGCCGACGCCAAGAGTGGCAAGGCCACATTGCAATTCGAGAAGAAGGGGGACTCGCTCGTGAGCAAGAGTAAGCTGCCTGAGGGCGACGGCTACAACGTGGTGGTGCTGTTCCGGCAGACTGCCGAGGCCAAACCGCAGAACATCCGCTTCAAGCTGGACATGCACATTTGCGGCGGCTGCAAGCGCGCCGAATATGGCTGCACCTGCGACCATTGACCCATGAGTGCGCCCGCCGCGTGGTCGCCATTCGCCACGCGACGGGCCAGACGAAAGGACGTGTTATGAAATCCTCGAAGGCAATTCGGCTTGGCCCGGCGGTGCTGGGTCTGATGTTTTTCTCACCCACGGTGGCTAACCCGCACACCGTCCGTTCGCGCCCGGCCTGCGGCGTGATCGAGCTTCTCGACCTGGCCAGCCGCACCATGCACATTTGGCCTAAAGACGACAAAGCGACGACGAAGCTTGCCCTGACGAGCCGGACGAAGTTCGTTCACAGCCGGCACTTCGCTCCGGCGGATGAACTCAAGGACGGCACGAGGGCGGTGGTTTACCGTCGCACGCCGTTCTTCGGAAAGCCATTCGTTACGAAAGTGATTTGGGTCAACCGGAACTGACGCTAGAAACAAAATCGTGAGCCATTGGTTGTCATCCAAAAAAGCCGCTTGGCGCGCCGAGTGCATCGCTCAGGACACTTCACAACATCGAAAGGATAAACGCCTAAGCTGGTTGATGATCGGCGGTGTTACCCTGGCGTCCTTCGGGTTGATGGCGGCGGATTATTTCTGGCTGCGATACCAAGCGCGACAGCGGCATGAGCAGCGTTACCATCGCGGCGGGAAAACCAACGCTCCGGCTTCCGCCGCGCCTCTGGATGGACAGGATCAAGTGACAAACCATGAGTGAAAACTCCAACAGTTGCGGGAACGGATCGAAGGACAATCTCGACGAGAACAATGCTTCCGATCCCGCGACGAATGGAAAAGCGGGCACGACCCTGCGTGTTGCCGGGATGGACTGCCCGGATGAAATCGCGGCGATTGAGCGTGCGCTGAAACCGCTTGCTGGCGTGGGCGAAATCAAGGTGAACCTAATGGCGAGCACGGCGACGATTGCTCACGACCAGCGCGTCACGTCCGAACAGTTGATCAAAGCGATTGGCACGGCGGGGTTCAAGGCGACTCCGGCGGCGGAAGAAGAAGAGGGGGCGGATGAACATGGCGGCGAGTTTAACAAAATCCGCGTGGGGCTGGTGAGCCTCTCCGGCGTCTTCACTGGAATCTCCCTTCTCTTGCAGTGGCTGAATCTTCTCGCGCCTTACGGCAAGGCCGCCACGGCTGTCGTCGCCATTCTCGCCGGAGGCTGGTTCATTTTTCCGAAAGCCCTTCGCGCTTTGCGCCACGTCTCGCTCGACATGAACGTGCTGATGAGCGTCGCGGTAATCGGCGCGGCGTGCATCGGTGAATGGACGGAAGCGGCGGCCGTGGTGTTTCTGTTCGCGTTGTCGGAACTGCTGGAGGGATTCAGCGTCGGTCGGGCCCGTCGGGCCATTCAATCGCTACTCGAACTCGCGCCGGACACCGCGCTGGTGAAACGCGGCGACCAGATTCAGGAAGTGCGCATTGAGGAAATCGCGCTGGAGGAAACCCTCATCATCAAATCGGGATCGCGTGTGCCGCTGGATGGCGTTGTGACTTCCGGCGAATCCGCCATCAACCAAGCGCCCATCACCGGCGAATCCATGCCGGTGGAGAAGAAATCCGGCGACACGGTGTTCGCGGGAACAATCAACGGCGAAGGTTCGCTCGAAGTGAAAGTCACCAAAGTTTCGACCGACACCACGCTCGCCAAAATCATCAAGCTGGTCGGTGAGGCGCAAGGTCAGAAAGCTCCGTCGCAGCGGTTTGTTGACCGATTCGCGAAGATTTACACGCCGGCTGTTTTCGGGGTTGCCATTCTTGTTCTGCTGTCAGGCCCGTTGCTTTTTCACGGCGCATGGCTGGAATGGACGTATCGCGCCTTGGTTCTCCTCGTCATCGCTTGTCCGTGCGCGCTGGTTATTTCCACGCCGGTCTCAATCGTCTCCGGCCTGACCGCGATGGCGCGGCGCGGCGTGCTCATCAAGGGCGGCGTGTTCCTGGAAGAAATTGGGAAGCTGAAAGCGCTAGCCGTGGACAAGACCGGCACGATCACTGAAGGCAAACCGCGTGTTCAACAGGTGATTCCGTGGAACAGGAAATCCGAGGGCGAAATCCTGCGTATCGCCGCCGCGATTGACAGGCACTCGGAACATCCGCTGGCGCAGGCTGTCGTAAAGTATGCGGAGGAAAAGAAAATCCGATTCCCGCGCAGCGAAAACTATCAGTCCAAAACCGGACGGGGAGCGGAGGCGCAGATTGACGGACATCTATATCTCGTCGGTGACCACCGCTTCGCGCACGAATCCGCCGTCTGCTCGGATGAACTGGAAACGAAGCTGAGTGAACTGGAAGCCCAAGCGATGTCCGTCATCATCGTCGGCCACAAACCGCACGAAGGTTGCACCGGTGAAGTGCTGGGCATTCTAGCGGTCGCCGACACGGTTCGCCCCAATGCCGCTGAAACCATCAAGGCTCTTCATGCCGCCGGGGTCGAAAAGGTCGTCATGTTGAGCGGCGACAATCAGCGAGCGGTGGACGCGATTGCCAAACAGGTCCGCATTGATGAAGCCATTGGTGATTTGTTGCCCGACCAGAAAATTGAGCGCGTCCGCGAATTGCTCTCGCAACACAAACACGTCGGCATGATCGGCGACGGCGTGAACGACGCTCCCGCGATGGCTGCAGCCAGCATTGGCATTGCAATGGGCGGCGCGGGAACGGACACGGCGATTGAAGCGGCGGACATCGCGCTCATGCAGGACGACTTGAGCAAGTTGGCCGAGGCAATTCAGCTTGGCCACCGCACCGTTCGCATCATTCAGGCGAACATCGCCTTCGCACTCGGCGTGAAGGCCGTATTCCTCGTGCTCGCGTTGTCCGGCCACACCAGCCTCTGGCTGGCGATTCTCGCGGACACCGGGGCAACGCTTCTCGTCATCGCAAACGCCCTCCGTTTGTTGAAGTCGAAGTGAATATCAACACACAAGTCGAACTTTCCGCATTGCTCGAGCCTTGCCGCCGTGGTAACGCTTTCACTGTGCAACATTGCAAAGCACCGGTCGCGTTGACGCTGAGGGTCGTGTGGTTGTCGGCCGCTTCGTGCTGTCCGATGGATGCGTCCTGCTGGCCGGGTGAACTGAATGGTTGTTTGAAAGAGCATTGGCGTCCGGGCTTTTTCTCCCTAAGCATTCGCTACCACTCGTCTCCGCTCCAATCGGCGCTCTGCTGTTTGGCTTCCAAACCAATCTCCCTGCAGTCTAACGGACCGTGGAAAGTGTCCGCGACGTTCCCGCGACCGGTCTGTCCGAACTGGCGGGCCGCTGGCAATTCTGCTTCCCCAGGTTTCTTTCGCTGCGTGCTCCGTCCTTCGCTTCGTAACCAGTCTCGATTGGGGCTGCTCCTTTTTTCCTGTCGGTATGAAACGGTGAAGCCTATTTGTGTTTATGAAGCGAAATCATTTTCGGGTTGGAAGTATATTGGTCGCGCTGCTGGCGCTGGCGGGTTGCCAGCCAAAGTCTGGCGAATTGGTAACGGGCGAGGAAACCGTCGAGATCGGTCCGAAATACAGCGCGAAGAACGGCCTGCATGTGCCGGACGATACGCGGATGTCACTCGGCGTGAAGGTCGTCGACGTCACGGAGCAGAAAGTTCCCGCGACGCTTGAAATTCAACTGCGCGTCTATCAAAGCGGCAAGGAATCCATTCTTGCCAGCGCCACCATCACACCGGAAGAAGCTAAGACATTGAAGCGCGGACAGACAGTTCGCACCTCAGCGAACGGGGCGAGTCTCACCGGCCGCGTGACGGGGTTGAATGACCAGCTGCTAAAGGCCACGGGCATGGCCGAGGTGTTAGTAGAGTTTGCCAACCCATCCGGATCGCATGTCGGTGGCGCATTTTTGCCAGCGAGCGTGGAACTCGATTCCGCCGCGTCGGTTGTGACCATTCCGCGCGCCGCGTTGCTGGAGTGCAGCGACGGACATTCCGCTTACACGCTGAGCGGTGAAAGTTTCGTCCGCACGCCGGTCAAGGTGGGCGCAATTAGCGGCGATCTTGTGGAAATCAAGGACGGCCTTTACGCGGGCGACCAAGTGGTGTTGCGACCGGTGATGTCGCTCTGGATGACGGAACTCGCGGCGGTCAAGGGCGGACAAGCGTGTTGTGCCGTGCCCAAAAAGGGGAAATAGCGCATGATCCTCAAAACTG
This sequence is a window from Verrucomicrobiales bacterium. Protein-coding genes within it:
- the cadA gene encoding cadmium-translocating P-type ATPase, encoding MSENSNSCGNGSKDNLDENNASDPATNGKAGTTLRVAGMDCPDEIAAIERALKPLAGVGEIKVNLMASTATIAHDQRVTSEQLIKAIGTAGFKATPAAEEEEGADEHGGEFNKIRVGLVSLSGVFTGISLLLQWLNLLAPYGKAATAVVAILAGGWFIFPKALRALRHVSLDMNVLMSVAVIGAACIGEWTEAAAVVFLFALSELLEGFSVGRARRAIQSLLELAPDTALVKRGDQIQEVRIEEIALEETLIIKSGSRVPLDGVVTSGESAINQAPITGESMPVEKKSGDTVFAGTINGEGSLEVKVTKVSTDTTLAKIIKLVGEAQGQKAPSQRFVDRFAKIYTPAVFGVAILVLLSGPLLFHGAWLEWTYRALVLLVIACPCALVISTPVSIVSGLTAMARRGVLIKGGVFLEEIGKLKALAVDKTGTITEGKPRVQQVIPWNRKSEGEILRIAAAIDRHSEHPLAQAVVKYAEEKKIRFPRSENYQSKTGRGAEAQIDGHLYLVGDHRFAHESAVCSDELETKLSELEAQAMSVIIVGHKPHEGCTGEVLGILAVADTVRPNAAETIKALHAAGVEKVVMLSGDNQRAVDAIAKQVRIDEAIGDLLPDQKIERVRELLSQHKHVGMIGDGVNDAPAMAAASIGIAMGGAGTDTAIEAADIALMQDDLSKLAEAIQLGHRTVRIIQANIAFALGVKAVFLVLALSGHTSLWLAILADTGATLLVIANALRLLKSK